A genomic window from Gossypium hirsutum isolate 1008001.06 chromosome D10, Gossypium_hirsutum_v2.1, whole genome shotgun sequence includes:
- the LOC107914576 gene encoding mitochondrial proton/calcium exchanger protein: MASRAILRKRGFVSDYLNASIRSVQTFQFLGHPTHKLDSCCYTSNVDHPSEDFNYRKKLDVNSVAKHDLMGFSGSRYFSYGSQGISVLSPGSGRFQFNSPSSVRLMSYAVRHASTATARQSEPRSDDEGNEELVAKRRKEASAEECDQAVEGLSSAKAKVKAKRLQDSQKAAESILQRVWATILGIGPALRAVASMSREDWAKKLVHWKHEIRSTLQHYWLGFKLLWADVRISSRLLLKLAGGRSLSRRERQQLTRTTADIFRLVPFAVFIIVPFMEFLLPVFLKLFPNMLPSTFQDKMKEQEALKRRLHARIEYAKFLQDTVKEMAKEVQNSRSGEIKQTAEDLDEFLNRVRRGAGVSNDEILGFAKLFNDEFTLDNISRPRLVNMCKYMGISPFGTDAYLRYMLRKRLQWIKNDDKMIQAEGVESLSEAELREDCRERGMLGALSVEEMRQQLRDWLDLSLNHSVPSSLLILSRAFTVSGKLKPEDAVRATLSSLPDEVVDTVGVTALPSEDSVSERRRKLEYLEMQEELIKEEEEREEEELARMKESKARKEDVALKETTVPTAREAQEQAMARALEKRDQLCEISRALAVLASASSVSREREEFLGLVNKEIELYNSMVDKKGTDGEKDAIKAYRIAREETDHSGEVSDSDEVSSVLIEKVDAMLQNLEKEIDDVDAKIGDRWRVLDRDHDGKVTPEEVAAAAQYLKDTLGKEGVQELISNLSKDRDGKILVEDILKLGSQMEDDNSGEEEEGRM; encoded by the exons ATGGCTTCTAGAGCAATTTTAAGAAAGAGAGGATTTGTTTCCGACTACCTGAATGCATCTATACGCTCAGTCCAGACCTTCCAGTTTCTTGGCCATCCCACTCACAAGTTGGACTCATGTTGTTATACATCAAATGTGGACCATCCATCCGAAGATTTTAATTATCGAAAGAAACTGGATGTAAATTCAGTTGCGAAACATGATTTAATGGGTTTTTCAGGATCGAGATACTTTAGTTATGGATCTCAAGGAATCTCAGTTTTGAGTCCTGGAAGTGGAAGATTCCAATTCAATTCTCCGTCGAGTGTCAGATTGATGTCATATGCTGTTCGTCATGCTTCGACAGCTACCGCTAGACAATCTGAACCACGTAGTGATGATGAGGGAAATGAAGAATTGGTTGCAAAAAGGAGAAAGGAAGCATCTGCAGAAGAATGTGATCAAGCTGTTGAAGGTTTGAGTTCTGCTAAAGCCAAGGTGAAAGCTAAACGCTTGCAAGATTCTCAGAAGGCTGCCGAATCTATTTTGCAAAGAGTATGGGCCACAATTCTTGGGATTGGTCCTGCTTTAAGAGCTGTAGCTTCTATGAGCAG GGAGGATTGGGCAAAGAAACTTGTTCATTGGAAACACGAGATTCGCTCTACTTTGCAACATTATTGGCTGGGTTTTAAGCTACTTTGGGCTGATGTGAGGATCAGCTCAAGATTGCTGCTAAAGTTGGCTGGTGGTAGAAGTTTATCTAGAAGGGAGAGGCAACAGCTGACTCGAACTACTGCTGATATCTTTAGGCTAGTTCCATTTGCAGTTTTTATCATAGTCCCATTCATGGAATTTCTTCTGCCTGTTTTCTTGAAACTGTTTCCTAACATGTTGCCATCTACTTTTCAAGACAAGATGAAAGAGCAG GAAGCACTAAAAAGGAGGCTTCATGCAAGAATAGAATATGCTAAGTTTCTTCAAGATACAGTCAAAGAAATGGCAAAAGAGGTTCAGAATTCAAGGAGTGGAGAAATTAAGCAGACTGCTGAAGATCTTGATGAATTTTTGAATAGG GTCCGAAGGGGAGCTGGTGTATCAAATGATGAAATTCTTGGCTTTGCCAAGCTGTTTAATGATGAATTCACTCTAGATAATATCAGCAG GCCTCGATTGGTAAATATGTGCAAATACATGGGAATCAGCCCTTTTGGAACAGATGCGTATTTGCGTTATATGCTTCGGAAGAGACTCCAATG gatTAAGAATGATGACAAGATGATTCAAGCAGAGGGCGTGGAATCCCTATCAGAAGCTGAGCTTCGTGAAGATTGTAGGGAGCGAGGGATGCTTGGAGCGCTTTCAGTAGAAGAAATGCGTCAACAG CTTCGGGATTGGCTAGATTTGTCTCTCAATCACTCAGTCCCATCTTCCCTTTTGATCCTTTCAAG GGCATTCACTGTATCAGGAAAGCTGAAGCCAGAAGATGCTGTTCGGGCTACGCTTTCTTCTCTACCTGATGAAGTTGTGGATACCGTTGGTGTTACAGCTCTACCATCTGAAGATTCTGTTTCGGAAAGGAGAAGGAAGCTGGAGTACCTTGAGATGCAGGAAGAACTGATCAAG GAGGAGGaagagagagaagaagaagagcTGGCAAGGATGAAGGAATCTAAGGCTAGAAAAGAGGATGTGGCATTGAAAGAGACGACTGTCCCAACAGCTAGAGAAGCACAAGAGCAGGCTATGGCAAGAGCATTAGAAAAAAGAGATCAGCTCTGTGAAATCAGTCGTGCATTGGCTGTTTTAGCTTCAGCATCT TCTGTGAGCAGAGAGCGAGAAGAGTTCCTTGGTCTTGTAAATAAGGAG ATAGAACTTTATAATAGCATGGTAGACAAAAAGGGTACAGATGGTGAAAAAGATGCCATTAAGGCATATAGAATTGCAAGAGAGGAAACTGACCATTCTGGTGAAGTGTCTGATAGTGATGAGGTTTCTTCAGTGCTTATTGAAAAA GTTGATGCTATGCTCCAAAATCTTGAGAAGGAAATAGATGATGTAGATGCCAAAATTGGTGATCGTTGGCGAGTACTTGACAG GGATCACGACGGGAAAGTTACTCCTGAGGAGGTGGCTGCTGCTGCTCAATACTTAAAGGATACGCTAGGAAAGGAGGGGGTGCAAGAACTCATCAGCAATCTTTCAAAAGATAGAG ATGGAAAAATTCTTGTGGAAGACATTTTGAAGTTGGGCAGTCAGATGGAGGATGACAATAGTGGGGAGGAGGAAGAGGGAAGAATGTAG
- the LOC107914575 gene encoding UDP-glycosyltransferase 74E2 gives MEKKHEETDVLVFPFPIQGHINPMLQFSKRLASKGLRVTLISTSKTMQPSASSINFHSIDFHEGDAAANVDEYLELYESVVPKRLAQFIEEYQICSQHGAKVLVYDSGMPWALDVAKQFGLQGASFFTQCWAVNAIFIHLKEGSLRVPLEDENKGNVVVSLPSMPELGMSDLPSFVSDKSGSYPCLSKLVRSQFSNFQEADWVFCNTYDKLEHEIIKWMRSKWPIKTVGPTIPSMYLDKRLEDDNDYGLHLFKPDTDLCLNWLNSKEASSVVYVSFGSIADLTEEQMVELAMGLKLTNKNFLWVVRETEQNKLPSNFMEETAEKGLVVSWSPQLDVLAHRAVGCFMTHCGWNSTLEALSLGVPMIAMPQWTDQPTNAKFVADVWEVGIRVKKDEKGIMRKEEIERCVREIMEGEKSLDIKRNSEKWKNLAKDAVDEGGSSDKNIQEFVADITGN, from the exons ATGGAGAAGAAACATGAAGAAACCGATGTCCTGGTTTTCCCTTTCCCAATTCAAGGGCACATAAACCCAATGCTTCAATTCTCCAAACGCTTAGCCTCAAAAGGCCTAAGGGTCACCCTAATCTCCACTTCCAAAACCATGCAACCCTCTGCCTCCTCCATCAACTTCCACTCCATCGATTTCCATGAAGGCGACGCAGCCGCCAACGTTGACGAATATCTTGAGCTCTACGAATCAGTCGTCCCAAAAAGGCTAGCCCAGTTCATTGAGGAGTACCAGATTTGCTCTCAACATGGAGCTAAAGTCCTGGTTTACGACTCTGGTATGCCGTGGGCGTTGGATGTGGCTAAACAGTTTGGTTTGCAAGGAGCTTCGTTTTTCACTCAGTGTTGGGCGGTGAACgccatttttattcatttgaaaGAGGGGAGTTTGAGGGTGCCATTGGAAGATGAGAATAAGGGAAATGTTGTAGTTTCGTTGCCGTCAATGCCGGAGCTAGGGATGAGTGATTTACCATCATTTGTTAGTGATAAGTCAGGGTCGTATCCGTGTCTGTCGAAGCTTGTCAGAAGCCAGTTCTCAAATTTTCAGGAAGCCGATTGGGTCTTCTGCAACACTTACGATAAGCTGGAACATGAG ATAATCAAGTGGATGAGAAGCAAATGGCCAATCAAGACAGTTGGCCCCACAATCCCATCCATGTACCTAGACAAACGATTGGAAGATGACAATGATTATGGCCTCCACCTCTTCAAACCCGACACCGACCTTTGCCTCAACTGGTTAAACTCAAAAGAAGCTAGCTCGGTCGTCTACGTATCATTTGGAAGCATAGCCGATCTTACAGAGGAGCAAATGGTGGAACTAGCAATGGGTCTGAAATTAACCAACAAAAACTTCCTGTGGGTAGTGAGAGAAACGGAACAAAACAAACTCCCAAGCAACTTCATGGAAGAAACAGCAGAAAAAGGGCTGGTAGTTTCATGGAGTCCACAGTTGGATGTTCTAGCGCACAGGGCAGTGGGTTGTTTCATGACTCACTGTGGCTGGAACTCCACGCTTGAGGCGTTGAGCTTAGGGGTGCCAATGATTGCGATGCCCCAATGGACAGATCAGCCTACTAATGCGAAGTTTGTGGCTGATGTTTGGGAAGTGGGAATCAGAGTTAAAAAGGATGAGAAAGGGATAATGAGAAAGGAGGAGATCGAGAGGTGTGTAAGGGAAATCATGGAAGGAGAGAAAAGCTTGGATATCAAAAGGAATTCTGAGAAATGGAAGAACTTAGCCAAAGACGCTGTGGATGAAGGTGGAAGCTCTGACAAGAATATACAGGAATTTGTGGCTGATATTACAGGGAATTAG